Proteins encoded by one window of Winogradskyella sp. PG-2:
- a CDS encoding 1,4-dihydroxy-2-naphthoyl-CoA synthase, producing MNHIDWIVAKSYEDITYSKCNGVARIAFNRPDVRNAFRPKTTSELYDAFYDANEDVNIGVVLLSAEGPSSKDGIWSFCSGGDQKARGHQGYVGEDGYHRLNILEVQRLIRFMPKAVIAVVPGWAVGGGHSLHVVCDLTLASKEHAIFKQTDADVTSFDGGYGSAYLAKMVGQKKAREIFFLGRNYSAQEAYDMGMVNAVIPHAELEDKAYEWAQEILAKSPTSIKMLKFAMNLTDDGMVGQQVFAGEATRLAYMTDEAKEGRDAFLEKRKPNFPKKWIP from the coding sequence ATGAACCATATAGATTGGATTGTTGCCAAATCTTATGAAGATATAACATATTCTAAATGCAATGGCGTTGCAAGAATAGCCTTTAATCGACCAGATGTACGAAACGCCTTTCGCCCAAAAACCACTTCGGAGCTTTATGATGCATTTTATGATGCAAATGAGGATGTAAACATTGGAGTTGTACTATTAAGCGCTGAAGGTCCATCTTCTAAAGATGGTATTTGGAGTTTTTGTTCAGGTGGAGACCAAAAAGCAAGAGGACATCAAGGTTACGTTGGTGAAGATGGTTACCATCGCTTAAATATATTAGAAGTTCAACGTTTAATTCGTTTTATGCCTAAAGCTGTTATTGCTGTAGTTCCAGGATGGGCAGTTGGAGGTGGTCATAGTTTGCATGTGGTTTGTGATTTAACCTTGGCCAGTAAAGAACATGCTATTTTTAAGCAAACTGATGCAGATGTCACAAGTTTTGATGGAGGTTATGGTTCTGCTTACTTAGCAAAAATGGTCGGTCAAAAGAAAGCTAGAGAGATCTTCTTTTTAGGGAGAAACTATTCTGCTCAAGAAGCTTATGATATGGGAATGGTTAATGCCGTAATTCCTCATGCTGAATTGGAAGATAAAGCTTATGAATGGGCTCAAGAAATATTAGCAAAATCACCAACATCAATAAAAATGTTGAAATTTGCCATGAATCTTACCGATGATGGTATGGTTGGTCAGCAAGTTTTTGCTGGTGAAGCTACACGATTAGCATATATGACAGATGAAGCAAAAGAAGGTAGAGATGCCTTTTTAGAAAAGAGGAAACCTAACTTTCCGAAGAAATGGATACCTTAA
- a CDS encoding DUF2853 family protein, whose translation MSKRDDLIAKYAADLKDKCGVNADMDLLTKVTVGLGPSIYNADSSTVSGSDDKELATVKNNYLIKKLGLKDGPELDSAIASVMDTYGQSNRNKYRAVVYYLLCTHFNKASVY comes from the coding sequence ATGAGTAAAAGAGATGACTTAATCGCAAAGTATGCGGCTGATTTAAAAGACAAGTGCGGCGTAAATGCTGATATGGATTTATTAACTAAAGTAACAGTTGGCTTAGGTCCTTCAATTTATAATGCAGATTCATCTACAGTTTCTGGTTCTGATGATAAAGAATTAGCTACGGTAAAGAACAATTACTTAATCAAAAAATTAGGATTAAAAGATGGTCCTGAATTAGATAGTGCTATTGCTTCAGTAATGGATACTTATGGACAATCTAACAGAAATAAGTATAGAGCTGTTGTATATTACTTATTATGTACACATTTTAACAAAGCATCTGTTTACTAG
- the menA gene encoding 1,4-dihydroxy-2-naphthoate octaprenyltransferase yields MKKIKPWLSAMRLRTLPLSVSGIILGTCFSYFNGQFSWWVLILAILTTMSLQVLSNLANDYGDGVRGTDNEERVGPERAIQSGEISPTEMLDAIKFNIIVVILLTLALIWAAFGPTNFLFLLLFVFLGGLSVYAALNYTMGDSPYGYRALGDVFVFIFFGLVSTIGSYLLYMHRIDHIVVLPAIALGFLSVGVLNLNNMRDINSDSNAGKITLVVKLGLDRAKKYHYFLIIGAMTMIVLFSLLYYVEPYNFLYAIAFIPLIIHVKKIKAAKEPSDFDNQLKVLALSTFLFALLLGVGYILH; encoded by the coding sequence ATGAAAAAAATTAAACCATGGCTTTCAGCCATGCGCTTAAGAACATTGCCACTTTCAGTTTCTGGAATTATTCTAGGAACTTGTTTCTCTTATTTTAATGGTCAATTTAGTTGGTGGGTTTTAATACTTGCTATATTAACTACGATGAGTTTGCAAGTACTTTCTAACCTTGCTAATGACTATGGAGATGGTGTTAGAGGAACTGATAATGAAGAACGTGTGGGACCAGAGCGAGCTATTCAAAGCGGTGAGATTTCACCAACAGAAATGCTTGACGCTATAAAGTTTAATATAATCGTGGTTATTTTATTAACCTTAGCTCTTATATGGGCTGCCTTTGGACCAACTAATTTTCTATTTCTATTACTCTTTGTTTTTCTTGGTGGCTTGTCGGTTTATGCTGCTCTAAATTATACAATGGGTGACTCGCCTTATGGCTATAGAGCTTTAGGTGACGTTTTTGTTTTTATATTTTTTGGATTAGTAAGTACTATTGGTAGTTACTTACTTTACATGCACAGAATAGATCATATAGTTGTATTACCTGCAATAGCCTTAGGCTTTTTAAGTGTAGGAGTATTAAACCTCAATAATATGAGAGATATTAATTCAGATTCTAATGCAGGAAAAATAACTTTAGTCGTAAAATTAGGATTAGATCGTGCTAAAAAGTATCATTATTTTTTAATTATTGGTGCCATGACAATGATCGTCTTATTCTCTCTTCTATACTATGTGGAGCCTTATAATTTCTTATATGCAATCGCTTTTATACCTCTTATAATACATGTTAAGAAAATAAAGGCAGCAAAAGAGCCTAGTGATTTTGATAATCAGCTAAAAGTTTTAGCGTTATCAACTTTCTTATTCGCTTTGCTTTTAGGAGTTGGATATATTTTACATTAA
- a CDS encoding adenylate/guanylate cyclase domain-containing protein gives MNIFASLRQKISHYSIKGKIITVLWITLIWTLIRLFRFFETYASNKDSIEFNEGIVSSILIIIVAGLFVGVSLVFLWERWLRRMAYFKAMFLIMVFYSLMFFILFTLEQGMIKLSNTNQTMDVEVLALKFKEGFNLVFLTNYIYWLVITFMTILFLFIRDKFGPITFVNFLKGKYLRPKREERIFMFMDLKSSTTIAEQLGEERYFNFLNDTFSIATPGILAAQGEIYQYVGDEIVITWLTQNGINRAHCISCFYKMTALLKDKSNYFDEKYNAQPQFKAGLHFGYVITGEMGIVKREIVYSGDVLNTASRIQSLCNEMNTDILISNNLMKQIDQKFLDTEFKSAGNITLKGKQQEIELVTPLNND, from the coding sequence ATGAATATATTCGCAAGCCTAAGACAAAAAATTTCTCATTATAGCATTAAAGGAAAAATAATAACCGTTTTATGGATAACCTTAATCTGGACTTTAATACGATTATTTAGATTTTTTGAAACCTATGCCAGCAATAAGGATTCTATAGAATTTAATGAAGGGATAGTATCGAGTATTCTTATTATAATTGTTGCAGGTTTATTTGTTGGAGTCAGTTTAGTATTTCTTTGGGAGCGTTGGCTGAGAAGAATGGCTTACTTCAAAGCCATGTTTTTAATTATGGTATTTTACTCCTTGATGTTTTTTATTTTATTCACTTTAGAACAAGGAATGATTAAGCTGAGTAACACAAATCAAACCATGGATGTAGAGGTCCTTGCGCTTAAATTTAAAGAAGGATTTAATCTGGTTTTTTTGACTAACTATATCTATTGGCTTGTTATTACTTTTATGACCATTTTATTCTTATTTATCAGAGATAAGTTTGGCCCTATTACCTTCGTCAATTTTCTAAAAGGAAAATACTTAAGACCAAAACGCGAAGAACGTATTTTCATGTTTATGGATTTGAAGTCGTCTACTACTATTGCTGAACAACTTGGTGAGGAGCGCTACTTCAATTTTCTGAATGACACCTTTAGTATAGCGACTCCAGGAATATTAGCTGCTCAGGGAGAAATTTATCAATACGTTGGTGATGAAATTGTGATTACTTGGTTGACACAGAACGGTATTAATAGAGCACATTGTATTAGTTGTTTTTATAAAATGACAGCGCTACTAAAAGATAAATCTAATTATTTCGATGAAAAATATAACGCACAACCTCAGTTTAAAGCTGGCTTGCATTTTGGTTATGTTATTACTGGTGAAATGGGAATTGTAAAAAGAGAAATTGTGTATTCTGGGGATGTTTTAAACACGGCTTCTAGGATACAATCACTTTGTAACGAAATGAACACTGATATATTAATATCTAATAATTTAATGAAACAAATTGATCAAAAATTTCTAGATACAGAATTTAAGTCTGCTGGTAATATTACTCTAAAAGGGAAACAACAAGAAATAGAGTTAGTAACCCCTCTAAATAATGATTAA
- a CDS encoding S1 RNA-binding domain-containing protein, with product MIHIGEYNILEILRDTEPGLFLGDGNDNEVLLPNRYVPEVFEIGEKIEVFVYLDNEERPVATTDKPYIKNGEFALLRCNQVTNFGAFLDWGLVKELFCPFKEQAFKMKSGGWYLVHCYLDDESERLVASSKTNRFLDNKELTVAQFDEVDLIVSHPSELGMNVIVNKTHLGLVFKDDIYKDISVGDRLKGLVKKVRHDNKLDISLNQIGYRNIEPNAEHILNELHDNGGFLPLHDKSNPEEIKDMLQMSKKSFKKAIGSLYKERQITIEANKGISLVQ from the coding sequence ATGATACATATAGGTGAATACAATATACTCGAAATTTTAAGAGATACAGAACCAGGTCTATTTTTAGGTGATGGAAATGATAATGAAGTTTTATTACCCAATCGTTATGTACCTGAAGTATTTGAGATAGGTGAAAAGATTGAAGTATTTGTCTATTTAGATAATGAAGAACGACCAGTCGCAACTACAGATAAACCTTATATTAAAAATGGGGAGTTTGCTTTATTACGCTGTAATCAAGTTACCAACTTTGGTGCTTTTTTAGATTGGGGTTTGGTAAAGGAATTGTTTTGCCCTTTTAAGGAACAAGCTTTTAAGATGAAATCTGGAGGTTGGTATTTAGTACATTGTTACTTAGATGACGAATCTGAACGTTTAGTGGCTTCTAGTAAAACGAATCGTTTTTTAGATAATAAAGAATTGACTGTTGCGCAATTTGATGAGGTTGATTTAATTGTGTCACATCCATCAGAATTAGGAATGAATGTTATTGTTAACAAAACACATTTAGGCCTAGTTTTTAAAGATGATATATACAAAGATATTAGTGTAGGTGACCGACTAAAAGGCCTTGTTAAAAAAGTCCGTCACGATAACAAACTAGATATTTCTTTAAATCAAATTGGTTATAGAAACATAGAACCTAATGCAGAGCATATATTAAATGAGCTACATGATAATGGGGGCTTTTTACCATTACATGACAAATCTAATCCAGAAGAGATAAAAGATATGCTTCAAATGAGTAAGAAGAGTTTCAAAAAAGCTATTGGTTCACTTTATAAAGAGCGACAAATTACAATTGAAGCTAATAAGGGTATTAGTTTAGTTCAATGA
- a CDS encoding metal-dependent hydrolase, with amino-acid sequence MKITFYGHACLGIQIKDIHILVDPFISGNEKASAINIENIKADYILVTHAHQDHTLDVETIAKRTGAVIVSNYEIVVHYQTLGLEGHPMNHGGSWDFDFGKLKYVNAIHTSSFPDGKYGGQPGGFIIEGEHKNIYIAGDTALTMDMKLIPLQTKLDLAILPIGDNFTMGINDAILASDFVVCDKILGYHFDTFGYIEIDHKEAKHKFFEKDKDLMLLEIGESIEL; translated from the coding sequence ATGAAAATTACATTCTACGGTCATGCCTGTTTAGGTATTCAAATAAAAGACATTCATATCCTTGTTGATCCTTTTATTTCTGGAAACGAAAAAGCATCAGCTATAAATATAGAAAATATAAAAGCAGATTATATTCTCGTAACTCATGCACATCAAGATCATACATTAGATGTGGAAACTATTGCGAAACGCACAGGAGCTGTAATTGTATCAAATTACGAAATCGTTGTGCATTATCAAACTTTAGGATTAGAAGGTCATCCTATGAATCATGGTGGCTCTTGGGATTTTGATTTTGGTAAACTCAAATACGTTAATGCTATACATACTTCGTCCTTCCCGGATGGCAAGTATGGTGGACAACCAGGTGGTTTTATTATTGAAGGTGAACATAAAAATATCTACATAGCTGGGGATACAGCATTAACAATGGATATGAAACTCATCCCATTACAAACCAAACTTGATTTAGCAATTTTACCAATAGGAGATAACTTTACAATGGGAATCAATGATGCCATCTTGGCTAGTGATTTTGTAGTGTGTGATAAGATCTTAGGTTATCATTTTGATACGTTTGGTTATATAGAAATTGACCATAAAGAAGCCAAGCACAAATTCTTTGAAAAGGACAAGGATTTGATGTTATTAGAAATTGGCGAAAGTATAGAATTATAG